In Phaseolus vulgaris cultivar G19833 chromosome 10, P. vulgaris v2.0, whole genome shotgun sequence, a single genomic region encodes these proteins:
- the LOC137819380 gene encoding NAC domain-containing protein 43: MPENMSISVNGQSQVPPGFRFHPTEEELLQYYLRKKVSYEKIDLDVIRDVDLNKLEPWDIQEKCKIGTTPQNDWYFFSHKDKKYPTGTRTNRATAAGFWKATGRDKVIYSNGKRIGMRKTLVFYKGRAPHGQKSDWIMHEYRLDDNTTSDTNIVSNVMGDGGQEEGWVVCRIFKKKNNLKTLDSPLGSGEGRRSQLFESCDEGALEQILQQMGRGCKEESSYEGNYSYGRLGRGYETGVNNDRFMKLPSLESPKSRSMESQQNNNNNSNNGDNNNEQNNNGYHPIIPVDMGTDNEGSFATHQVSGGDPNMVHPMEASSGGGGLTNWAALDRLVASQLNGQTEASRHFACFNDPTIAYCTTHHDLPLPTLRSSSNPSSTSTLTRPSAASAYINPAHDFTSEIDLWNFTRSTSEPLCHVSNTSL; the protein is encoded by the exons ATGCCGGAAAACATGAGCATATCTGTCAATGGACAATCTCAAGTCCCACCTGGCTTCAGGTTCCATCCTACTGAAGAGGAGCTTCTTCAGTACTACTTGAGGAAAAAGGTCTCTTACGAGAAGATTGACCTCGATGTCATTCGTGATGTTGATCTCAACAAGCTCGAGCCATGGGATATTCAAG aGAAATGCAAAATAGGAACCACTCCGCAGAATGATTGGTACTTCTTCAGCCACAAAGACAAGAAGTACCCCACAGGAACTCGCACCAATCGCGCCACTGCTGCGGGATTCTGGAAGGCCACTGGCCGTGACAAAGTCATATACAGCAACGGAAAGAGGATTGGAATGAGAAAGACTCTGGTTTTCTACAAAGGAAGAGCCCCACATGGCCAGAAATCTGACTGGATCATGCATGAATACAGACTAGACGACAACACCACCAGCGACACCAATATT GTGTCGAATGTGATGGGGGACGGTGGTCAGGAAGAAGGGTGGGTGGTGTGTAGGATATTCAAGAAGAAGAACAACCTGAAAACCCTAGACAGCCCATTAGGTTCGGGAGAAGGTAGAAGGAGCCAGTTGTTCGAGTCGTGCGACGAGGGAGCTTTGGAGCAGATACTTCAGCAAATGGGAAGGGGTTGCAAGGAAGAGAGCAGCTACGAGGGAAACTACAGCTATGGAAGGTTGGGAAGGGGTTACGAGACGGGTGTGAACAATGACAGGTTCATGAAGCTGCCAAGCCTAGAGAGCCCAAAATCTAGAAGCATGGAGAGTCAGcagaacaacaacaacaacagtaATAATGGTGATAACAACAACGAGCAGAATAATAATGGGTACCATCCCATTATTCCAGTAGACATGGGGACGGACAATGAAGGGTCATTCGCAACCCACCAGGTGAGTGGTGGTGACCCCAACATGGTTCATCCAATGGAGGCATCATCAGGTGGTGGAGGCCTCACCAACTGGGCTGCGCTGGACCGTTTGGTTGCCTCTCAGCTCAATGGCCAAACCGAGGCCTCTAGGCACTTCGCATGCTTCAACGACCCCACCATCGCCTACTGCACTACCCACCACGATCTACCATTGCCCACCCTCAGATCCTCATCAAATCCTTCATCAACCTCCACCCTCACCAGACCTTCCGCTGCATCCGCATACATCAACCCCGCACACGACTTCACCAGCGAGATTGACCTCTGGAACTTCACTCGCTCCACCTCCGAACCTCTCTGCCATGTCTCCAACACCTCACTCTAG